In Pseudobdellovibrio exovorus JSS, the genomic stretch CAAACCATAATACAAATTTAACGGAGTCAGCTCACCAGCATTGAGCCTCCGTGCAGGATCAATCAAATAGTCCGCATGGATCGACATTCCCTTACGCCCATCAAAAGTGTAAGCCAAAGCCCCATCAATAGCGCGCCCGTTATCTAGGCGATATTTACCTGATATCCCAGTCAATGAACCCAAAATCACACCCAATTGCATCTCCTCTGCAAATGCTGACGTCGAAAAAATAAGGACCAATAAACTTACGATCTTTCCAGCTCTCTTGCTGTAATGTTGAAACATGCTGTTCACCTTTCGTTGTTTTCTTGACTCATTTGTAAGCGAGCAGTTTTTAATTGATTCAGAATTCATTTGATGAAATCTTCAAACTACGATTTTCAAAAAAAAATGTGATTACTTATTGATCAAAAATAAGCAAAAAGTCTGGTGGAGGTTGAAATGGGTCTTAAAGTTTATGAATACAGCAAGTGCAGCACTTGTGTGAAAGCATTGAAATTCTTAGATACAAAAAAAGTTAAATATGAAAAGCTCCCTATCGTCGAACAGCCTCCCACATTGAAAGAACTGAAAACTATGCTGTCCTACTTAGAAGAACAAGGTGGAAGCTTCAAAAATCTTTTCAATACCTCAGGACAGCTTTATCGCGAGTTCGGTATATCAGATAAACTCAAGGCTGGTATGACAGAAACTGAAGCTTTAAAGTTACTAGCGGCGAACGGAAAACTGATCAAGCGTCCCTTCATCTTAAGCGACAAAACTGGAACTGTGGGTTTTAAGGAAGATGTTTGGAAGAAGCTCTTTACGAAGTAATCTTATAATCGAATTTGTAGTATCCATAGGATTGTGAAGCCGGATACAGTCTTAGTTACTTTACTAGTTTAAGACTGTATTCTTTCAACGCCTGATTGTAATCCCCTAAATCGTGAACAATCGTCTTCGCAAAAGCTTTTGATGGTTCAACAAATAGATCGTGCATCGGCTTTACTTGTTTCAGGAATTGCTCTTTCACACCTTCAGGTGTGCGGCCTCTTTCTTTCACGTCTCTTTCAAGGCGGCGCGAGTAGCGCAACTCTTCTGGGGTTTGAAAAAACACTAAGTCGTCAAAAAGATCACGCACTTCTTGTGTATGGAAAATTAAAATCCCATCCACAATAATAATTTTTTTAGGAATGACTTCTAACGTTTCATTGCGTCTTTTATGAGTGGCAAAATCATAGGTGGGAATCTGCACAGACTCGCCCGCTTTAAGACGGCGCAGGCACTGGGCTAATAAAGA encodes the following:
- a CDS encoding arsenate reductase family protein, yielding MGLKVYEYSKCSTCVKALKFLDTKKVKYEKLPIVEQPPTLKELKTMLSYLEEQGGSFKNLFNTSGQLYREFGISDKLKAGMTETEALKLLAANGKLIKRPFILSDKTGTVGFKEDVWKKLFTK
- the udk gene encoding uridine kinase gives rise to the protein MQETDFIKPSSQVRPFILGVAGGSGSGKTFFSEALVQELTRQHGEGVCQIVYQDNFYIDQSHRFDKDGGAVNFDHPDSIDFSLLAQCLRRLKAGESVQIPTYDFATHKRRNETLEVIPKKIIIVDGILIFHTQEVRDLFDDLVFFQTPEELRYSRRLERDVKERGRTPEGVKEQFLKQVKPMHDLFVEPSKAFAKTIVHDLGDYNQALKEYSLKLVK